DNA from Thermoplasma acidophilum DSM 1728:
CCGATGCTGATTTCTGCGCTGCCACCTCAAGGCTTTCGCCCGTTATGTCTATGCCGTACCGGGCCATTGCCTCCCATATTCTTTTTGCTTCCTTCTTAGATATGAAATGCTTTGATGTCATGGTACATACGCCCTTATTCTTGCAAGGTTTTCCTCCAGATTCTCCGACATGGCCAGTGATCTCACGTAGCCCGCTATCTCCGCACCCAGTTTCCTGTCATCCTCATCGAATATGTATCCGACGGAGGTTCCCCCAACACACATGGTGAAGGCATAGAGCATCGCTCTCTGTATGTGGTTCTTTGCCCTGTCCCTCATGATCATGACGGCGGCCTGGACGCCGCTGGCACGGTATGTCCTTATCAGATCGACCAGGAACTGGGAATCCTCCGACCATGCCTCGAAACCCACGCCTCTGTCGCCTTCCAGCTGCGACCTGGCGGATAGCATTTCGGAAAAGGACTTCGCATACCTCCCTATCCTTGCCTCCGATATCTCCTGCCCGAGAGATGGCCAGACTATCTCCATGAGCTTTGCCAGAGACGGTGTTTCCAGGTATATACCGTACTGATATTTTTTAAGGAATTCAGCGTATTCTTCCGATCCATCTATCGCAGAGAGGAAGGATTCCATGCCATCGTAGCATGAATAGCCGATGGCGTATCTGCCGGATTTCACTATCCTGGATCTCCTTCCAGCTGCGATCATGTCAACCATGTGCCTGTCATCGATCTCGCCGGCAAGGTACCTTCTCTTCAGATCGGGATCGTCCGGGCCGGCGCATGGAAGCATGCCGGAATCGACCGCTATATCTGCCTCCGTATCCTTAAGGAGCATGTGGCGGAGGAGAGAGAAACCTGTACGGTATCTCGAATCCGAAAACACGTTCAGAACCACAGAGGACATGATCGTTATTGAGAATGATGGGTCCTGCTTCCCTATATTGATGATCCGGCCCTGTGCCTCGAACCTTATGCCTTCCTCATTCAGCACATCCTCCACGAACTCCACAGGCGGCGGGGTATTCTTGCATGAGGCCAGGTAATAATTTGCTGAGGAGAAAATGCGTATGTTCCTGGACATGACCAGGTTGTAGAAGGCAAGCATTCGCCAGGTATCGTTATCCCAGTTCTGCACCCCCGCTATCACACGATCGTCTGTGTTTCCGCGCTTCACGTAGCTCAAGCTCCCGTAAGGTGTCTTCAGGACCCCCATGAGCGGTATGTCCGATTGCATCGCAGAATATGTTTCAGAGATTGCTGAAAGAAAACTGTCCGATCCGGAATAGGAAAAATCCCCTTTTTCGGACATCTTCATGAGTTTCTTCCTGTAGGATTCGATCGGGCATAAAAATGAGGAATCCAGCAGATCCGGGACCAGACGATCCAGATGATCGAAGAGTTCCTGGAAGCGCTTCTTTATCCTCGACTGTTCATCCTTTGACAGGCTCTTGATCTTCATTTCATTTTAGCTGCCTTATGGATTCGGCCTTCACCGTGACAGGTATTGGTACCATGCTCTCGACAAGCTGCACGGTAACTTCCTCCTTCACGGAATCTATCGATATTATCTTGGCCTTCTCCCCCTTGAACGGCCCCTCAACGAGCTCCACCAGCGAACCCAGCTCCAGGCCGGATACGGCTGGCTTTGGCGTGAGATAATGCGCAATCTCCTCCAGATCTATCTTGCCAGACACCATGCCCTTGTATCCCCTTATATCCCTGGCAAGGTACGATATCCTGTCGGGATGCATGGTCTCCACGAATATGTAGCCCTTTATTTCGTACGGAGCCATTATGGCATAAACCTCGCTTGGAAGCTTCTTTCCGTCTCCTGATCGATCCTCCCTGTCCTTCTCTGCCCTGTTGTTGAGGTCTATCGCGACCTGAACCTCTGATCCAACGGTCGTCTTGAGTGCAACGATAACGGGCTTCAGTACGATCGTGACGGACTTTGTGAACCTGTGCACGCCGTCCTCGGATTCTATTGAAAAATTCAGTGTCATTTTATCGTTTGGATACGCACCCTTTGGCGCATTTATGGCCATATCGATATTCTTTGACTTGAGCGGATCTATATCGATATCGTCCTCCAGACTGCCCTGTCCCAGGAGCGAGACCTCGTTCTTCTTGCTGATGTTCAGCACGGCCTTCCAGTCCACAGTGCTGTCGTTCTCCTCGACGCTGTAACCTATGCTGACCCTGAACTTCCTCTTCACATTCTGAATGTTCTTTATGCTGAATCGCAGGTTGATCGTTTCGCCAGCACCGACCTCTATGCGGTCTGGAACGTCAGACGATATCCATTCATATTCCTTGCTGTTTTCCATGGATTCCACCTTAAGGTATCTTGAAATAAACATCCATAAGCAGGTATATTATGAAACCAACGGCCACCTATGATGAGAAGACCAACTGCGGTTATTACCAGCACCTTTATGTATTCATCCCTCGTCGGCTTTCTCGCCATGCGGAGGATTCTCGCATACTTCCCCTTCCCAATGCTGGAAAACCTTCTCTCCAGATTCTGCTGAATTTCCTCAGCCTTATCTTCAATTGACACCAAATCACCGAAACAAAACATTATAAAAAAAGGAAATTTAAAGGTATGGTCTGGGCAGATGCCAGCCAGTGTTCTAACTTGGAGGTGATCCATCCGCAGGTTCCCCTACGGATACCTTGTTACGACTTAACCCTCCTCACTGACATCAGATTCGAATCCATCCAGAGGACGGACCCTCATCCAACACCAGCTCGGATGGTTTGACGGGCGGTGTGTGCAAGGAGCAGGGGCATATTCACCGTAGGCTGTTGACCTACGATTACTACGGAATCCACATTCGTGAGGGCGAGTTACAGCCCTCAGTCCTGACTACGAACGGGTTTCGAGGTTAGCTTCCCCTTTCGAGGTTGCAACTCATTGTCCCGTCCTTTGTAGCGCGCGTGTAGCCCGGGAGATTCGGGGCGTACTGACCTGCCGTCGACCCCTCCTTCCTCCAGCTTAGCGCTGGCGGTCCCTCTAAAGTGCCTCTGCCCGCAAAGACAGTCTGGCAATTAGAGATGGGGGTCTTGCTCGTTATCACACTTAAGTGAACGCCCTACGGTACGAGCTGACGACGGCCATGCACCACCTCTCCTTCTATCGGGTAAATTCGTCAGGTTGACCCTCATCCGAAGGTCGCTCCCGGTGAGTTTTCCGGCGTTGAATCCAATTAAACCGCACGCTCCTCCCGTTGCGGTGCTCCCCCGCCAATTCCTTTAAGTTTCAGCCTTGCGGCCGTACTCCCCAAGTGACCCACTTAACACCTTCGCTACGGCACTGCCCCCCCTCAACGGAGAAGCAACACCAAGTGGGCAGCGTTTACAGCTAGGACTACCCGGGTATCTAATCCGGTTTGCTCCCCTAGCCTTCGTCCCTCACCGTCGGATCCGTTCTAGTTGAACGCTTTCGCCACCGGTCGTCCTTTCAGGATTACAGGATTTTACCCCTACCCTGAAAGTACATTCAACCTCACCCGGTCCCAAGTCTTACAGTCTCTTCAGAAGTTCTTCCGTTAAGCGGAAGAATTTATCTGAAGATTTATAAGACCGGTTACGAACGCTTTAGACTCAATAAAAGTGATCACCACTCGAGCTGCGGGTGTTACCGCGGCGGCTGGCACCCGTCTTGCCCAGCCCTTATTCCTGATGCTTTTTAGGCATCAGAAAAGCCTTGACAAAAAGTCAAGGCACTCAGGCTCCCCGTGTCGCGCTTTCGCGCATTGCACAGTTTTCGCGCCTGCTGCGCCCCGTAGGGCCTGGACTGTTGTCTCAGAGTCCATCTCCGGGCTCCCCCTTTCAGGGCCCGTACCCGTCTTAGGCTAGGTGGTCCTTTACACCACCTACTACCTGATAGGCCGCAGACTTATCCTCAGGTGCAGAAGCTTTCATCATTACAACCATTCCAGTTTGTAATGACTATGGGGAATTAGCCTCAGTTTCCCGAGGTTATGCCCCGCCTGAGGGTAAATTATCCACGTGTTACTGAGCTGTTCGCCGGTGCCTTACGGCCCCATGACTTGCATGGCTTAGTCGGAACCTGATAGCAGTGACCGCCGGCAGGATCGACCGGAGTTAAAACACTCAATTGGAATTAGCGGCTGGCATCTACCTGTCAGAAGTGAGCATTACTGACTCACTACTCCATATTTACCAACCCTGGAAGAAGAGACACATAAACGCGCACAGGCGTAATTCATCTCTTTCGTAGGTAGGTTGGCATCCATACCTGTTATGTGCAAAGTAAAGAATAGCAAATCAGTATATATAACTTTCGAAGCGGAACTCCAATTTTCTAGGGAAATCTAAAATAATTATGTTAATAAGAATCTGGCTGAAAA
Protein-coding regions in this window:
- a CDS encoding transcription elongation factor Spt5, giving the protein MENSKEYEWISSDVPDRIEVGAGETINLRFSIKNIQNVKRKFRVSIGYSVEENDSTVDWKAVLNISKKNEVSLLGQGSLEDDIDIDPLKSKNIDMAINAPKGAYPNDKMTLNFSIESEDGVHRFTKSVTIVLKPVIVALKTTVGSEVQVAIDLNNRAEKDREDRSGDGKKLPSEVYAIMAPYEIKGYIFVETMHPDRISYLARDIRGYKGMVSGKIDLEEIAHYLTPKPAVSGLELGSLVELVEGPFKGEKAKIISIDSVKEEVTVQLVESMVPIPVTVKAESIRQLK
- a CDS encoding SecE/sec61-gamma family protein translocase subunit — encoded protein: MSIEDKAEEIQQNLERRFSSIGKGKYARILRMARKPTRDEYIKVLVITAVGLLIIGGRWFHNIPAYGCLFQDTLRWNPWKTARNMNGYRLTFQTA